A stretch of Triticum aestivum cultivar Chinese Spring chromosome 1D, IWGSC CS RefSeq v2.1, whole genome shotgun sequence DNA encodes these proteins:
- the LOC123183080 gene encoding desmethyl-deoxy-podophyllotoxin synthase — protein MEDTFITVCLAVALVSLLIMIAGRRRWGARGDGLRMAPGPWQLPVIGSLHHLVLAGQLPHRAMRDLARRYGPAVLLQLGQVKTLVVSSREGAREVMKNHDTMFATRPLSTTMRVLSYGGQDIVFAPYGEYWRQLRKIAVSELFTARRVLSFRAIREEEVATALRVVGEAAAAARPVEMRAVLSTLVTDSTARAVIGDRCRERDAFLRELDRIVQLASGFNLADMWPSSQLAAWLSGAEECRHTLYTMLDGIVEEHLERTDGGGGHAEDLLDVLLKIQKEGGLKFPIHMDAVKAIILDVFSAGSETTTTTIEWAISELINNPMAMQKATAEVRQAFHASGTVSEHALSELPYLRLVIRETLRLHPPLPLLFRECQEPCQVQGYDVQRGTQVLVNAWALGRDERYWPDAPEEFRPERFEEEAAKADFGGGDFAFLPFGAGRRMCPGMAFGLAGVELPLASMLFHFDWKPPGPGSAELDMTETFGLTARRTDQLLLRPVLRVPIPGV, from the exons ATGGAGGACACCTTCATCACGGTCTGCCTCGCCGTAGCTCTCGTTTCGCTGCTCATCATGATTGCGGGCCGCCGGCGCTGGGGGGCGCGTGGCGACGGCCTGCGTATGGCGCCTGGGCCGTGGCAGCTGCCGGTGATCGGCAGCCTGCACCACCTCGTCCTGGCCGGGCAGCTCCCTCACCGCGCGATGCGCGACCTggcgcgacgctacgggccggccGTGCTGCTCCAGCTCGGCCAGGTGAAGACGCTGGTGGTGTCCTCTCGGGAGGGGGCGCGCGAGGTGATGAAGAACCACGACACCATGTTCGCCACGCGGCCGCTGAGCACCACCATGCGCGTGCTCTCCTACGGCGGCCAGGACATCGTCTTCGCGCCCTACGGAGAATACTGGCGCCAGCTCCGCAAGATCGCCGTGTCCGAGCTCTTCACCGCGCGCCGCGTCCTCTCCTTCCGCGCCATCCGCGAGGAGGAGGTCGCCACGGCGCTCCGCGTCGTCGGcgaggctgcggcggcggcgcgcccCGTGGAGATGCGCGCGGTGCTATCCACGCTCGTGACGGACAGCACGGCGCGCGCCGTCATAGGCGACCGGTGCAGGGAGCGCGACGCGTTCCTCCGGGAGCTCGACCGCATCGTGCAGCTCGCGTCGGGGTTCAACCTGGCCGACATGTGGCCGTCGTCGCAGCTTGCGGCGTGGCTCAGTGGAGCCGAGGAGTGCCGCCACACCCTGTACACCATGCTCGACGGCATCGTTGAGGAGCACCTGGAGAGGACGGACGGCGGCGGAGGCCACGCCGAGGACTTGCTCGACGTGCTGCTCAAGATCCAGAAGGAGGGTGGTCTCAAGTTTCCCATCCACATGGACGCCGTCAAAGCCATCATCTTG GACGTATTCTCTGCCGGCAGTGAAACAACAACTACGACAATTGAGTGGGCCATATCAGAGCTGATCAACAACCCGATGGCCATGCAGAAGGCGACAGCTGAGGTGCGACAAGCCTTCCATGCTAGTGGAACCGTGTCCGAGCACGCCCTAAGCGAGCTCCCATACCTGCGCTTGGTCATCCGAGAGACGCTGCGGCTACACCCGCCCCTGCCGTTGTTGTTCCGCGAGTGCCAGGAACCGTGCCAAGTGCAGGGATACGACGTGCAGCGGGGCACGCAGGTGTTGGTCAATGCTTGGGCGCTAGGCCGCGACGAGCGCTATTGGCCCGACGCGCCTGAGGAGTTCCGGCCGGAACGGTTCGAGGAAGAAGCAGCAAAGGCAGACTTTGGGGGTGGTGACTTTGCGTTCTTGCCGTTTGGCGCCGGCCGCAGGATGTGCCCTGGGATggcgtttggcctcgccggcgtcgagctcccGCTTGCAAGCATGCTCTTCCACTTTGACTGGAAGCCACCAGGGCCAGGCTCGGCGGAGCTCGACATGACAGAGACGTTCGGCCTCACCGCACGGCGGACAGACCAGCTCCTGTTGCGCCCTGTCCTTCGCGTACCTATTCCCGGAGTCTAG
- the LOC123183078 gene encoding U3 small nucleolar RNA-associated protein 25-like → MGKAYHKKLGVNKAATAGGKGQATRGGSGKRSGGGIAGVGVGGAGPTEGAKRAGGAGGGGWGGASAFFSTGHSTFQTAVAATNEYYDQEENDCSSEEDCPTFTPASHSTFQTAVHSTNEYYDDEENDCSSPFAPADHSTFETAVETMNEHYDDEENEEEGVQDAELVSDANGDRG, encoded by the exons ATGGGGAAGGCCTACCACAAGAAGCTGGGCGTGAACAAGGCGGCCACCGCCGGCGGGAAGGGCCAGGCCACACGTGGCGGGAGCGGTAAGCGCTCGGGAGGAGGCATAGCCGGAGTTGGCGTGGGCGGTGCCGGCCCGACAGAAGGCGCGAAGCGAGCAGGTGGTGCTGGCGGTGGGGGTTGGGGAGGCGCGTCGGCATTCTTTTCCACCGGCCATAGCACCTTCCAGACG GCAGTGGCTGCCACCAATGAGTACTACGACCAGGAGGAGAACGACTGTTCGTCCGAGGAAGACTGCCCAACATTCACTCCCGCCAGCCATAGCACATTCCAGACG GCTGTTCATTCCACgaatgagtactatgatgatgaggAGAACGACTGTTCGTCCCCATTCGCTCCAGCAGACCATAGCACCTTTGAAACG GCCGTGGAGACCATGAATGAGCACTACGATGACGAGGAGAACGAGGAAGAGGGCGTGCAGGATGCTGAGCTTGTGTCTGATGCAAACGGCGATCGAGGGTGA
- the LOC123183081 gene encoding desmethyl-deoxy-podophyllotoxin synthase-like isoform X1, whose product MVAAYLVIYLGVAFTSLLIVLSGRRRWAARGDGCHDLRLPPGPWQLPVIGSLHHLVLAGQLPHRAMRDLARRHGPAVLLRLGEVPTVVVSSREGAREVLKTHDKAFATRPVSATMRVLTSGGRDIVFAPYGDYWRQLRKIAVVELFTARRVRSFRAIREEEVAAALRGVAEAARPVEMRALLAARVADSTVRAVIGDRCRERDALLRELDRSMQLAAGFNPADLWPSWRLAARLSGAKECHDTVHGILDGIIKEHLERMDGGEDLLDVLLRIQKEGALQFPLDMDAIKSVIMDILGAGSETAATTLEWAIAELVNNPRAMHKATAEVRRAFHARGTVAEQDLRELTYLRLVIWETLRLHPPLPLLFRECQKPCQVLGYDVPRGTQVLVNAWALGRDEHSWPDAPEEFWPERFEGEAALDFGGVDFAFLPFGAGRRMCPGMAFGLANVELPLASLLFHFDWQRPGLRSTKLDMTEAFGLTARRKDQLLLQPVLRVPLLVV is encoded by the exons ATGGTGGCCGCCTACCTCGTCATCTACCTCGGCGTAGCTTTCACGTCGCTGCTCATCGTGCTTTCGGGCCGCAGGCGCTGGGCGGCGCGGGGTGATGGTTGCCACGACCTGCGCCTCCCGCCTGGGCCGTGGCAGCTGCCGGTGATCGGCAGCCTGCACCACCTCGTCCTGGCCGGGCAGCTCCCTCACCGCGCGATGCGCGACCTGGCGCGGCGCCACGGGCCGGCCGTGCTGCTCAGGCTCGGCGAGGTTCCCACGGTGGTGGTGTCCTCCCGGGAGGGGGCGCGCGAGGTGCTGAAGACCCACGACAAGGCGTTCGCGACGCGGCCCGTGAGCGCCACCATGCGCGTGCTCACCAGCGGCGGCCGGGACATCGTCTTCGCGCCCTACGGGGACTACTGGCGCCAGCTCCGGAAGATCGCCGTCGTGGAGCTCTTCACCGCGCGCCGCGTCCGCTCCTTCCGCGCCATCCGcgaggaggaggtcgccgcagCGCTCCGCGGCGTCGCCGAGGCCGCGCGCCCCGTGGAGATGCGCGCGCTGCTGGCCGCGCGCGTGGCGGACAGCACGGTGCGCGCCGTGATTGGCGACCGGTGCAGGGAGCGCGACGCACTCCTCCGGGAGCTCGACCGCTCCATGCAGCTCGCGGCGGGGTTCAACCCGGCCGACCTGTGGCCTTCGTGGCGGCTCGCGGCGCGGCTCAGTGGCGCCAAGGAGTGCCACGACACCGTGCACGGCATCCTGGACGGCATCATCAAGGAGCACCTGGAGAGGATGGATGGCGGCGAGGACCTGCTTGACGTGCTGCTGAGAATCCAGAAGGAGGGTGCGCTCCAGTTTCCGCTCGACATGGACGCCATCAAATCCGTCATCATG GACATATTAGGCGCAGGGAGTGAAACAGCAGCTACGACGCTCGAATGGGCCATCGCAGAGCTGGTCAACAACCCGAGGGCCATGCACAAGGCGACGGCCGAGGTGCGGCGAGCCTTTCATGCCCGCGGTACCGTGGCCGAGCAAGACCTAAGAGAGCTCACATACCTACGCCTGGTCATTTGGGAGACGTTGCGGCTGCACCCGCCCCTACCGTTGTTGTTTCGCGAGTGCCAGAAACCGTGCCAGGTGCTGGGGTACGACGTGCCGCGGGGCACCCAGGTGTTGGTCAATGCCTGGGCGCTGGGCCGAGACGAGCACTCCTGGCCCGACGCGCCCGAGGAGTTTTGGCCTGAGCGCTTCGAGGGAGAAGCAGCGTTGGACTTTGGGGGCGTCGACTTCGCGTTCCTACCTTTTGGCGCCGGTCGCAGGATGTGCCCTGGGATGGCATTCGGCCTCGCCAACGTAGAGCTCCCGCTCGCGAGCTTGCTCTTTCACTTCGATTGGCAGCGGCCAGGACTACGCTCGACGAAGCTCGACATGACCGAGGCATTTGGCCTCACCGCGAGGCGGAAGGACCAACTCTTGTTGCAGCCTGTCCTTCGGGTACCTCTTCTCGTAGTCTAG
- the LOC123183081 gene encoding dolabradiene monooxygenase-like isoform X2 — protein MVAAYLVIYLGVAFTSLLIVLSGRRRWAARGDGCHDLRLPPGPWQLPVIGSLHHLVLAGQLPHRAMRDLARRHGPAVLLRLGEVPTVVVSSREGAREVLKTHDKAFATRPVSATMRVLTSGGRDIVFAPYGDYWRQLRKIAVVELFTARRVRSFRAIREEEVAAALRGVAEAARPVEMRALLAARVADSTVRAVIGDRCRERDALLRELDRSMQLAAGFNPADLWPSWRLAARLSGAKECHDTVHGILDGIIKEHLERMDGGEDLLDVLLRIQKEGALQFPLDMDAIKSVIMAQGVKQQLRRSNGPSQSWSTTRGPCTRRRPRCGEPFMPAVPWPSKT, from the exons ATGGTGGCCGCCTACCTCGTCATCTACCTCGGCGTAGCTTTCACGTCGCTGCTCATCGTGCTTTCGGGCCGCAGGCGCTGGGCGGCGCGGGGTGATGGTTGCCACGACCTGCGCCTCCCGCCTGGGCCGTGGCAGCTGCCGGTGATCGGCAGCCTGCACCACCTCGTCCTGGCCGGGCAGCTCCCTCACCGCGCGATGCGCGACCTGGCGCGGCGCCACGGGCCGGCCGTGCTGCTCAGGCTCGGCGAGGTTCCCACGGTGGTGGTGTCCTCCCGGGAGGGGGCGCGCGAGGTGCTGAAGACCCACGACAAGGCGTTCGCGACGCGGCCCGTGAGCGCCACCATGCGCGTGCTCACCAGCGGCGGCCGGGACATCGTCTTCGCGCCCTACGGGGACTACTGGCGCCAGCTCCGGAAGATCGCCGTCGTGGAGCTCTTCACCGCGCGCCGCGTCCGCTCCTTCCGCGCCATCCGcgaggaggaggtcgccgcagCGCTCCGCGGCGTCGCCGAGGCCGCGCGCCCCGTGGAGATGCGCGCGCTGCTGGCCGCGCGCGTGGCGGACAGCACGGTGCGCGCCGTGATTGGCGACCGGTGCAGGGAGCGCGACGCACTCCTCCGGGAGCTCGACCGCTCCATGCAGCTCGCGGCGGGGTTCAACCCGGCCGACCTGTGGCCTTCGTGGCGGCTCGCGGCGCGGCTCAGTGGCGCCAAGGAGTGCCACGACACCGTGCACGGCATCCTGGACGGCATCATCAAGGAGCACCTGGAGAGGATGGATGGCGGCGAGGACCTGCTTGACGTGCTGCTGAGAATCCAGAAGGAGGGTGCGCTCCAGTTTCCGCTCGACATGGACGCCATCAAATCCGTCATCATG GCGCAGGGAGTGAAACAGCAGCTACGACGCTCGAATGGGCCATCGCAGAGCTGGTCAACAACCCGAGGGCCATGCACAAGGCGACGGCCGAGGTGCGGCGAGCCTTTCATGCCCGCGGTACCGTGGCCGAGCAAGACCTAA